From a single Rutidosis leptorrhynchoides isolate AG116_Rl617_1_P2 chromosome 5, CSIRO_AGI_Rlap_v1, whole genome shotgun sequence genomic region:
- the LOC139850153 gene encoding uncharacterized protein: protein MKQRLPVRTELDKRGVDLHSVRCPMCDEDLETAEHTLINCKFAKDVWNRVYKWWNINSVSAHTLSNAFKENCILGTSKSGKYIWQALKWTCGYLLWKNRNSREFKGDSWTVPLAVNEIQIMSFDWIARRIKGDWMKLWFYNGLIMHL, encoded by the exons ATGAAACAAAGATTACCTGTGAGAACTGAACTCGACAAAAGGGGAGTGGATTTACATAGTGTGAGATGTCCAATGTGCGATGAAGATTTAGAAACGGCGGAACATACTCTAATAAATTGCAAATTCGCGAAGGACGTTTGGAACCGCGTATACAAGTGGTGGAACATTAACTCTGTCTCAGCTCACACACTTTCTAATgctttcaaagaaaactgcatattGGGGACTTCGAAAAGTGGGAAATACATTTGGCAGGCATTAAAATGGACGTGTGGTTACTTGCTGTGGAAAAACCGAAACTCTCGAGAGTTTAAAGGTGATAGTTGGACCGTTCCCCTGGCGGTGAATGAAATTCAAATCATGTCTTTCGATTGGATTGCGAGAAGGATAAAAG GTGACTGGATGAAATTGTGGTTCTATAATGGGCTCATCATGCATTTGTAA
- the LOC139847455 gene encoding 1-aminocyclopropane-1-carboxylate synthase-like: MDVAMKNNHNLLSKIATNDGHGENSPYFDGWKAYDTNPFHLQHNPSGVIQMGLAENQLSFDLIQEWVKANPSASICTPQGAFDFTETAIFQDYHGLPQFRTAIANFMSQVRGNRVKFDPDRIVMSGGATGAHETVAFCLVNPGEALKVPTPYYPGFDRDLRWRTGVKLLPVVCQSSNNFKITQEALETAYEKAKHDNINVKGLLITNPSNPLGTHFDKETLKDLVNFITNKNIHLICDEIYAGTVTAGDEFVSIAEIIEEEPECNRDLIHIVYSLSKDMGFPGFRVGIVYSYNDDVVNIARKMSSFGLVSTQTQHMLASMLSDNKFVENFISVSRVRLAHRHDMFTRGLAQVGIGSLESNAGLFFWMDLRRFLKEPTFESEMTFWKIIINEIKLNVSPGQSFHCSEPGWFRVCFANMDDETTLIALRRIKTFVLKNRMLEIKTKNNQHHRLSSRRLDDILTPHRMSPHSPLAWKSPHSPLAWMSSPHSPLASPLVRAQN, from the exons ATGGACGTTGCCATGAAAAACAACCACAACTTGTTGTCGAAAATCGCAACCAACGACGGACATGGCGAAAACTCACCTTATTTCGACGGTTGGAAGGCTTACGACACCAACCCTTTTCACCTTCAACACAATCCATCAGGCGTTATCCAAATGGGCCTTGCTGAAAATCAG CTTTCTTTTGATTTGATCCAAGAATGGGTTAAGGCGAACCCAAGTGCATCAATATGTACACCACAAGGTGCTTTTGATTTCACAGAGACGGCTATCTTTCAAGACTATCATGGCTTGCCACAATTTCGAACCGCCATCGCTAACTTCATGAGCCAAGTTCGAGGAAACCGTGTGAAGTTCGACCCTGACCGTATTGTCATGAGTGGTGGTGCAACCGGTGCTCATGAAACCGTGGCCTTTTGCTTAGTTAACCCTGGCGAAGCTCTCAAAGTTCCAACCCCTTATTATCCAGG GTTTGATCGTGATTTGAGGTGGCGAACTGGTGTAAAGCTTTTACCCGTTGTTTGCCAAAGCTCGAATAACTTTAAGATCACCCAAGAAGCTCTTGAAACCGCCTACGAGAAAGCGAAACACGACAACATTAATGTTAAAGGACTGCTTATAACGAACCCATCAAATCCGTTAGGAACTCATTTCGACAAGGAAACATTAAAAGATCTCGTGAATTTTATCACCAACAAGAACATCCACCTCATATGTGACGAGATCTATGCGGGCACGGTAACCGCTGGTGACGAATTTGTTAGCATCGCAGAAATCATAGAGGAAGAGCCCGAATGCAACCGTGACTTGATTCATATAGTTTATAGTCTTTCAAAAGATATGGGGTTCCCGGGTTTTAGAGTCGGGATCGTATATTCCTACAACGATGATGTTGTTAATATCGCCCGTAAGATGTCGAGCTTTGGGCTTGTTTCTACTCAAACCCAACACATGCTAGCCTCAATGCTCTCGGATAATAAGTTTGTTGAGAACTTTATATCCGTGAGCAGAGTAAGGCTAGCCCACAGACATGATATGTTTACACGTGGGCTAGCCCAAGTTGGGATAGGAAGTTTGGAAAGTAACGCAGGCTTGTTCTTCTGGATGGATTTGCGTCGTTTTTTAAAAGAGCCAACTTTTGAATCAGAAATGACGTTCTGGAAAATTATAATTAATGAGATAAAACTCAACGTTTCTCCTGGCCAATCTTTTCATTGCTCGGAGCCTGGTTGGTTTCGCGTTTGTTTTGCAAATATGGATGATGAAACCACATTGATCGCGTTAAGAAGGATTAAGACATTCGTGCTAAAGAACAGAATGCTCGAGATCAAGACCAAGAACAATCAACACCATCGGCTATCATCAAGAAGACTCGACGATATCTTGACTCCTCACCGGATGTCCCCACATTCTCCTCTCGCCTGGAAGTCGCCACATTCTCCCCTCGCTTGGATGTCATCACCTCATTCACCGCTCGCCTCGCCACTTGTCCGGGCACAAAATTAG